From a region of the Coprococcus comes ATCC 27758 genome:
- the rplW gene encoding 50S ribosomal protein L23, whose amino-acid sequence MANIQYYDVILKPVVTEKTMALMADKKYTFLVHTEANKTQIKEAVEKMFPGTKVAGVNTINMDGKNKRVRGTMTFGKTAKTKKAIVQLTEESAEIEIFQGL is encoded by the coding sequence ATGGCAAACATTCAGTATTATGATGTAATCCTTAAACCGGTAGTAACCGAAAAGACAATGGCTCTTATGGCTGACAAGAAATACACATTCCTTGTACACACAGAAGCTAATAAGACTCAGATCAAAGAAGCTGTAGAAAAAATGTTCCCAGGAACAAAAGTTGCTGGCGTTAACACAATCAACATGGACGGAAAGAACAAACGAGTTCGCGGAACCATGACATTCGGAAAAACAGCTAAGACAAAGAAAGCAATCGTTCAGCTGACAGAAGAATCAGCAGAGATCGAAATCTTCCAGGGACTGTAA
- the rpmC gene encoding 50S ribosomal protein L29 produces the protein MKIKTFVEDLKAKSVAELNEELVAAKKELFNLRFQNATNQLDNTSRIKEVRKNIARIQTVITEKSQNA, from the coding sequence GTGAAAATTAAGACATTTGTAGAAGATTTAAAAGCAAAATCTGTTGCAGAATTAAATGAAGAATTAGTAGCTGCTAAAAAGGAACTCTTCAATCTGAGATTCCAGAACGCAACAAATCAGTTAGATAATACAAGCAGAATCAAAGAAGTAAGAAAGAATATCGCAAGAATCCAGACAGTGATCACAGAAAAAAGCCAGAATGCTTAA
- the rplO gene encoding 50S ribosomal protein L15 — translation MDLSNLRPADGSKHSDNFRRGRGHGSGNGKTAGKGHKGQKARSGAPRPGFEGGQMPLYRRIPKRGFTCRNSKEIVGINVSALEVFDNDAVVSVETLIEAGIVKHARDGVKILGNGELTKKLTVQANAFSAGAVEKIEAVGGKAEVI, via the coding sequence ATGGACTTATCTAATTTAAGACCGGCTGACGGATCAAAACATAGCGATAATTTCAGAAGAGGTCGTGGACACGGCTCAGGAAATGGTAAGACTGCTGGTAAGGGACACAAAGGTCAGAAAGCTCGTTCTGGAGCTCCGAGACCAGGTTTCGAAGGTGGACAGATGCCATTATACAGACGTATTCCTAAGAGAGGTTTCACTTGCAGAAACTCTAAGGAAATCGTTGGAATCAATGTCAGTGCTCTTGAAGTATTTGACAACGATGCAGTAGTTTCTGTTGAAACTCTGATTGAAGCAGGAATCGTAAAACATGCCAGAGATGGTGTTAAAATTCTTGGAAATGGAGAGTTAACCAAAAAGCTTACTGTTCAGGCAAATGCATTCAGCGCAGGTGCTGTAGAAAAGATTGAAGCTGTTGGTGGAAAAGCAGAGGTGATCTAA
- the rplC gene encoding 50S ribosomal protein L3: MKKAILATKVGMTQIFNEDGVLTPVTVLQAGPCVVTQIKTVENDGYSAVQVGFVDKKDKIVNVDKNGKKEIVHRHGVTKAEKGHFDKAGVTGKRFVKEFKFENADEYQLAQEIKADIFEAGDKVDATAISKGKGFQGAIKRHNQHRGPMAHGSKFHRHAGSNGAASDPSKVFKGKKMPGHMGAKKITIQNLEIVRVDVENNLLLVKGAVPGPKKSLVTIKESVKSI; this comes from the coding sequence ATGAAGAAAGCTATCTTAGCTACCAAAGTCGGAATGACTCAAATCTTCAACGAAGATGGAGTACTTACTCCGGTAACTGTTCTTCAGGCTGGACCATGTGTTGTAACACAGATCAAAACCGTTGAAAATGACGGATACAGCGCAGTTCAGGTTGGATTCGTTGACAAGAAAGACAAAATTGTTAACGTTGACAAGAACGGAAAGAAAGAAATCGTGCACAGACACGGTGTTACAAAGGCTGAAAAAGGACACTTTGATAAAGCTGGAGTAACAGGAAAGAGATTTGTAAAAGAATTCAAATTCGAGAACGCTGATGAATATCAGTTAGCTCAGGAAATTAAAGCAGATATCTTTGAAGCTGGCGACAAAGTAGACGCAACAGCAATTTCCAAAGGTAAAGGATTCCAGGGTGCTATCAAGAGACACAACCAGCACAGAGGACCTATGGCTCACGGTTCTAAGTTCCATCGTCATGCTGGTTCCAACGGTGCTGCATCTGACCCGAGTAAAGTATTTAAGGGCAAAAAGATGCCAGGACACATGGGAGCAAAGAAGATTACAATTCAGAACCTTGAAATCGTAAGAGTAGACGTTGAAAACAACCTTCTTCTGGTTAAGGGCGCAGTTCCGGGACCGAAGAAATCTCTTGTAACGATTAAAGAATCTGTAAAATCTATCTAA
- the rplP gene encoding 50S ribosomal protein L16, producing the protein MLMPKRVKRRKQFRGSMKGKALRGNKITNGEYGLVAMEPCWIRSNQIEAARIAMTRYIKRGGKVWIKIFPDKPVTTKPAETRMGSGKGTLEYWVAVVKPGRVMFELAGVPEEVAKEALRLAMHKLPCKCKIVSRADLEGGDNSEN; encoded by the coding sequence ATGTTAATGCCAAAAAGAGTAAAACGTAGAAAACAGTTCCGTGGCTCCATGAAAGGTAAAGCATTAAGAGGAAACAAGATCACGAACGGTGAATATGGTCTTGTAGCAATGGAACCATGTTGGATCAGATCTAACCAGATTGAAGCTGCCCGTATCGCTATGACACGTTACATCAAACGTGGTGGTAAGGTTTGGATCAAGATCTTCCCTGATAAACCAGTAACAACGAAACCGGCTGAGACACGTATGGGTTCTGGAAAAGGAACTCTTGAATACTGGGTAGCTGTAGTTAAGCCAGGACGTGTAATGTTCGAACTTGCAGGAGTACCTGAAGAAGTTGCGAAAGAAGCATTACGTCTTGCTATGCACAAATTACCATGTAAATGTAAAATCGTTTCTCGTGCAGACTTAGAAGGCGGTGATAACAGTGAAAATTAA
- the rplB gene encoding 50S ribosomal protein L2 produces MGIKTYRPYTPSRRHMTGSDFSEITKATPEKSLVVSLSKTAGRNNQGKITVRHRGGGVKRKYRVIDFKRKKDGIPATVIGIEYDPNRSANIALICYADGEKAYIIAPEGLTDGMKVMNGPEAEVRVGNCLPLSAIPVGTQVHNIELHPGKGGQMVRSAGNSAQLMAKEGKYATLRLPSGEMRMVPIECRASVGVVGNGDHNLVNIGKAGRKRHMGIRPTVRGSVMNPNDHPHGGGEGKTGIGRPGPCTPWGKPALGLKTRKKNKQSNKLIIRRKDGRGIK; encoded by the coding sequence ATGGGAATTAAAACATACCGCCCATATACACCTTCCAGAAGACATATGACCGGCTCTGATTTCTCAGAAATCACAAAAGCAACACCGGAGAAATCTTTAGTAGTTTCTCTGAGCAAGACTGCCGGACGTAACAATCAGGGTAAAATCACTGTTAGACACCGCGGAGGCGGAGTTAAGAGAAAATATAGAGTAATCGACTTCAAACGTAAAAAAGACGGAATTCCGGCAACTGTAATCGGAATCGAATACGATCCGAACAGAAGTGCTAACATCGCACTTATCTGCTACGCTGATGGAGAAAAAGCTTACATCATCGCACCAGAAGGACTTACAGACGGAATGAAAGTTATGAACGGACCGGAAGCAGAAGTAAGAGTAGGAAACTGCCTGCCACTTTCAGCTATCCCGGTTGGTACACAGGTTCATAACATTGAGCTTCATCCTGGAAAAGGCGGACAGATGGTTCGTTCAGCAGGAAACAGCGCACAGCTCATGGCTAAAGAAGGAAAGTATGCAACACTTCGTCTTCCTTCAGGAGAAATGAGAATGGTTCCGATCGAATGCCGCGCATCAGTTGGTGTTGTTGGAAATGGCGATCACAACCTTGTAAACATTGGTAAAGCAGGACGTAAACGTCACATGGGTATCAGACCTACAGTTCGTGGTTCCGTTATGAACCCGAATGATCATCCGCATGGTGGTGGTGAAGGTAAGACTGGAATCGGTCGTCCGGGTCCGTGCACTCCTTGGGGTAAACCGGCACTTGGTCTTAAGACTCGTAAGAAAAACAAACAGTCTAACAAGCTGATCATCAGAAGAAAAGACGGTAGAGGAATCAAATAG
- the rpsS gene encoding 30S ribosomal protein S19: MARSLKKGPFADASLLKKVEAMNASGDKGVIKTWSRRSTIFPIMVGHTIAVHDGRKHVPVYVTEDMVGHKLGEFVATRTYRGHGKDEKKSKVR, translated from the coding sequence ATGGCTCGTTCACTTAAAAAAGGACCATTCGCAGACGCAAGCCTGCTTAAGAAAGTGGAAGCAATGAACGCATCAGGAGACAAGGGTGTTATCAAAACATGGTCTCGTCGTTCTACAATCTTCCCGATTATGGTTGGACATACAATCGCAGTTCATGATGGAAGAAAACATGTTCCGGTATATGTAACAGAAGATATGGTTGGACATAAACTCGGAGAGTTCGTAGCAACCAGAACATACAGAGGACATGGAAAAGACGAAAAGAAATCGAAAGTTAGATAA
- the rpsE gene encoding 30S ribosomal protein S5: MKQERIDANQLELTEKVVSIKRVTKVVKGGRNMRFTALVVVGDGNGHVGAGLGKAAEIPEAIRKGKEDAMKKLIKVTLDENDSITHDYIGKFGSASVLLKKAPEGTGVIAGGPARAVIELAGIKNIRTKSLGSNNKQNVVLATIEGLSQLKAPEDVAKLRGKTVEEILG; encoded by the coding sequence ATGAAACAGGAACGTATTGATGCTAATCAGTTAGAACTTACCGAAAAAGTAGTATCAATCAAACGTGTTACCAAAGTTGTTAAGGGTGGTCGTAACATGAGATTCACAGCTTTAGTAGTTGTTGGCGACGGAAACGGCCATGTTGGTGCAGGTTTAGGAAAAGCAGCTGAAATTCCGGAAGCAATCCGCAAAGGAAAAGAAGATGCTATGAAGAAACTTATCAAAGTTACTTTAGATGAAAACGACAGTATTACACATGATTATATTGGAAAATTCGGAAGTGCTTCTGTACTTCTGAAAAAAGCTCCGGAAGGTACTGGTGTTATCGCAGGTGGACCGGCTCGTGCCGTAATCGAACTTGCAGGTATCAAGAACATCCGTACAAAATCTCTCGGATCTAACAACAAACAGAACGTAGTACTTGCTACTATCGAAGGTTTAAGTCAGCTGAAAGCTCCAGAAGACGTAGCTAAACTTCGCGGTAAAACTGTAGAAGAGATCTTAGGCTAG
- the rplN gene encoding 50S ribosomal protein L14 has protein sequence MIQQESRLKVADNTGAKELLCIRVLGGSTRRYAAIGDVIVASVKDATPGGVVKKGDVVKAVVVRTVNSTRRKDGSYIRFDENAAVIIKDDKNPKGTRIFGPVARELREKQFMKIVSLAPEVL, from the coding sequence ATGATACAGCAAGAAAGCAGATTAAAAGTAGCAGATAATACAGGTGCTAAAGAATTACTCTGTATCCGTGTATTAGGCGGTTCTACAAGAAGATATGCAGCTATCGGTGATGTAATCGTTGCTTCGGTTAAAGATGCAACACCAGGCGGCGTTGTTAAAAAAGGTGATGTCGTTAAAGCTGTAGTTGTTCGTACTGTAAACAGCACTCGTCGTAAAGATGGATCATACATCAGATTCGATGAAAATGCTGCTGTTATTATTAAAGATGACAAAAACCCAAAAGGAACTCGTATTTTTGGACCTGTAGCCAGAGAACTTCGTGAGAAACAGTTTATGAAAATTGTTTCACTGGCTCCGGAAGTACTGTAA
- the rpsH gene encoding 30S ribosomal protein S8, whose protein sequence is MTMSDPIADMLTRIRNANTAKHDTVDVPASKMKIAIADILVNEGYITKYDIVEEGNFNTIRITLKYGADKNEKVISGIKKISKPGLRVYAGKDELPRVLGGLGTAIISTNQGVITDKEARKLGVGGEVLCFVW, encoded by the coding sequence ATGACTATGAGTGATCCAATTGCAGATATGCTTACAAGAATCCGTAACGCAAACACTGCAAAACATGATACAGTAGATGTTCCGGCTTCAAAGATGAAGATCGCTATCGCTGACATTCTCGTTAACGAAGGATACATCACAAAATATGACATCGTAGAAGAAGGAAACTTCAACACAATCCGCATCACATTAAAATATGGTGCAGATAAGAACGAAAAAGTTATTTCTGGAATCAAAAAGATTTCTAAACCAGGTCTTCGTGTTTACGCTGGTAAAGACGAACTTCCGAGAGTACTTGGAGGACTTGGAACTGCAATCATCTCTACAAACCAGGGCGTGATTACAGACAAAGAAGCCAGAAAGCTCGGCGTAGGCGGAGAAGTTCTTTGCTTCGTATGGTAA
- the rplD gene encoding 50S ribosomal protein L4 — MANVSVYNIEGKEVGTIDLNDAVFGVEVNEHLVHMAVVSQLANKRQGTQKAKTRSEVSGGGRKPWRQKGTGHARQGSTRAPQWTGGGVVFAPTPRDYSFKLNKKERRAALKSALTSRVEEKKFIVVDEINFDEIKTKKFQDVLNNLSVSKALVVLEDGNKNAELSARNIADVKTAKTNTINVYDILKYNTVIATKAAVQAIEEVYA, encoded by the coding sequence ATGGCAAACGTATCTGTTTACAATATCGAAGGTAAAGAAGTTGGAACAATCGACTTAAATGATGCTGTATTCGGTGTAGAAGTAAACGAACACCTTGTACACATGGCAGTTGTAAGCCAGCTTGCAAATAAACGTCAGGGAACACAGAAAGCGAAAACTCGTTCAGAAGTTTCCGGCGGCGGAAGAAAACCATGGAGACAGAAAGGTACCGGTCATGCAAGACAGGGATCTACAAGAGCTCCGCAGTGGACAGGCGGTGGAGTAGTATTCGCTCCGACACCGAGAGATTACTCTTTCAAACTTAACAAGAAAGAAAGAAGAGCAGCTCTCAAATCCGCTCTGACATCAAGAGTAGAAGAAAAGAAATTCATCGTTGTTGATGAAATTAACTTTGATGAAATCAAGACAAAGAAATTCCAGGATGTTCTTAATAACCTGTCAGTATCCAAAGCTCTCGTAGTTCTGGAAGACGGAAACAAGAATGCAGAACTTTCAGCTAGAAACATTGCTGATGTTAAAACTGCTAAGACAAACACAATCAATGTGTATGACATCCTGAAATACAATACAGTAATCGCAACTAAGGCTGCTGTACAGGCAATCGAGGAGGTGTACGCATAA
- a CDS encoding type Z 30S ribosomal protein S14, with protein MAKTAMKLKQQRKQKFSTREYNRCRICGRPHAYLRKYGICRVCFRELAYKGEIPGVKKASW; from the coding sequence ATGGCAAAGACAGCAATGAAACTGAAACAGCAGCGCAAACAGAAATTCTCTACAAGAGAATATAATCGTTGCAGAATCTGTGGACGTCCACATGCATATTTAAGAAAATATGGAATCTGCCGTGTATGCTTCCGTGAACTGGCATACAAAGGTGAAATTCCGGGCGTAAAGAAAGCAAGTTGGTAG
- the rpsJ gene encoding 30S ribosomal protein S10, which translates to MASQVMRITLKAYDHQLVDASAKKIIETVKKNGAKVSGPVPLPTKKEVVTILRAVHKYKDSREQFEQRTHKRLIDIIAPTQKTVDALSRLEMPAGVYIDIKMKNK; encoded by the coding sequence ATGGCAAGTCAAGTAATGAGAATCACATTGAAGGCATATGATCATCAGCTTGTAGATGCATCTGCCAAGAAAATTATCGAAACTGTAAAGAAAAATGGAGCAAAGGTTAGCGGACCGGTACCGCTTCCGACAAAGAAGGAAGTTGTAACAATTTTAAGAGCGGTTCACAAATACAAAGATTCCAGAGAACAGTTCGAACAGAGAACTCATAAGAGACTGATCGATATCATTGCACCGACACAGAAGACTGTAGATGCTCTGTCAAGACTGGAAATGCCAGCTGGTGTATACATCGATATCAAAATGAAGAACAAATAA
- the rpmD gene encoding 50S ribosomal protein L30, translated as MANLKITLVKSTIGAVPKHRRTVEALGLKKVNKTVVLPDNAATRGMVQQVRHLVKVEEEA; from the coding sequence ATGGCAAATTTAAAAATCACATTAGTAAAATCAACAATCGGTGCTGTTCCGAAACACAGAAGAACAGTAGAAGCATTAGGCCTTAAGAAGGTTAATAAGACAGTTGTCCTTCCGGATAACGCTGCAACCAGAGGAATGGTTCAGCAGGTAAGACATCTGGTAAAAGTAGAAGAAGAAGCATAA
- the rplE gene encoding 50S ribosomal protein L5, which translates to MSRLKEQYQNEIIDAMIKKFGYKNIMEVPKLDKVVINMGVGEAKDNAKALDSAVADMEKITGQKAVLTRAKNSVANFKIREGMAIGCKVTLRGEKMYEFVDRLINLALPRVRDFRGVNPNAFDGRGNYALGIKEQLIFPEIEYDKVDKVRGMDVIFVTTANTDEEARELLTQFNMPFTK; encoded by the coding sequence TTGAGTAGACTTAAAGAACAGTACCAGAACGAGATCATTGACGCAATGATCAAAAAATTTGGTTATAAGAATATTATGGAAGTGCCGAAGCTCGACAAGGTTGTTATCAACATGGGCGTTGGCGAAGCAAAAGACAATGCAAAAGCATTAGACTCAGCTGTAGCTGATATGGAAAAGATCACTGGACAGAAAGCAGTTCTGACCAGAGCTAAAAATTCAGTAGCTAACTTCAAAATCCGTGAAGGAATGGCTATCGGATGCAAAGTTACTTTAAGAGGAGAAAAGATGTATGAGTTCGTTGATCGTCTCATCAACCTTGCACTGCCTCGTGTACGTGACTTTAGAGGAGTTAATCCGAACGCATTCGACGGAAGAGGTAACTACGCTCTTGGTATCAAGGAGCAGCTTATCTTCCCAGAAATCGAATATGATAAAGTAGATAAGGTTAGAGGTATGGATGTTATCTTCGTAACAACTGCTAATACAGACGAAGAAGCACGTGAATTGTTAACACAGTTCAACATGCCATTCACAAAATAA
- a CDS encoding nitroreductase family protein translates to MQTLDAIKTRRTIRKFTEDPVSHEVIEKIVEASAYAPSWKNTQTARYIIIEETALKNKIAKEAVMGFEWNTGIILGAPVLVVLASVPGKSGYEKDGAYSTSKKDKWEMFDAGIAAQTFQLAAHECGIGSVVMGIFDEVKVKELLGLDDTLNVSALIAIGHPAIQPTAPARKPVQELIQYR, encoded by the coding sequence ATGCAGACATTAGATGCAATCAAAACAAGAAGAACGATCCGCAAATTTACAGAGGATCCTGTCTCACATGAAGTGATCGAGAAAATCGTAGAAGCAAGTGCCTACGCTCCATCCTGGAAGAATACGCAGACAGCAAGATATATTATAATAGAAGAAACAGCTCTCAAAAACAAAATTGCCAAAGAAGCTGTCATGGGATTTGAATGGAATACAGGCATCATTCTTGGTGCACCGGTATTGGTTGTTCTCGCTTCCGTTCCGGGGAAAAGCGGTTACGAAAAGGACGGAGCTTATTCCACCTCAAAAAAGGATAAATGGGAAATGTTTGATGCCGGTATCGCTGCGCAGACCTTCCAGCTCGCTGCTCATGAATGCGGAATCGGTTCGGTTGTCATGGGTATTTTCGATGAGGTAAAGGTAAAAGAACTACTTGGTCTTGACGATACTCTGAATGTATCTGCCCTGATTGCGATCGGTCATCCGGCCATCCAACCGACCGCACCAGCACGTAAACCTGTCCAGGAACTGATCCAGTACCGCTAA
- the rplV gene encoding 50S ribosomal protein L22, translating to MAKGHRSQIKRERNANKDTRPSAKLSYARVSVQKACFVLDAIRGKDVTTALGILTYNPRYASSIIKKLLESAIANAENNNGMSVENLYIEECYANKGPTMKRIRPRAQGRAYRIEKRMSHITLVLNER from the coding sequence ATGGCAAAAGGACATAGAAGTCAAATTAAGAGAGAAAGAAATGCAAACAAGGACACCAGACCTTCAGCTAAGTTATCTTACGCCAGAGTTTCTGTTCAGAAAGCATGCTTCGTATTAGATGCCATCAGAGGTAAGGATGTAACAACAGCGCTTGGTATTTTAACATACAATCCAAGATACGCTTCAAGCATTATAAAGAAATTATTGGAATCAGCTATCGCAAATGCTGAGAATAACAACGGTATGAGTGTTGAAAACCTTTATATTGAGGAATGCTACGCAAATAAAGGACCAACAATGAAGAGAATCAGACCGAGAGCACAGGGCAGAGCTTACAGAATCGAAAAGAGAATGAGTCATATTACACTTGTGCTTAATGAAAGATAA
- the rplX gene encoding 50S ribosomal protein L24 yields MSTMKIKKGDTVKVIAGKDKDKEGKVIAVDQKNGTVLVEGVNMRTKHAKPSASNPEGGILHQEGPIDASNVMYVHKGKATRVGFKLDGDKKVRVAKSTGEVID; encoded by the coding sequence ATGTCAACAATGAAGATCAAAAAAGGCGATACCGTTAAAGTTATCGCTGGAAAAGATAAAGACAAAGAAGGCAAAGTAATCGCAGTAGATCAGAAAAACGGTACAGTCCTGGTAGAAGGCGTTAACATGAGAACAAAACATGCTAAACCAAGCGCTTCTAATCCGGAAGGCGGAATCCTTCATCAGGAAGGACCGATCGATGCATCTAACGTAATGTATGTTCACAAGGGAAAAGCTACAAGAGTAGGTTTCAAACTTGATGGAGACAAAAAAGTACGTGTTGCAAAATCAACAGGCGAAGTAATTGATTAG
- the rplR gene encoding 50S ribosomal protein L18 codes for MVSKKSRSEVRVNKHRKLRNRFSGTAERPRLAVFRSNNHMYAQIIDDTVGNTLVSASTLQKDVKAELEKTNNVEAAAYLGTVIAKKAIEKGITSVVFDRGGFIYHGKIKALADAAREAGLNF; via the coding sequence ATGGTTAGTAAGAAATCAAGAAGCGAAGTTCGTGTAAATAAACATAGAAAACTGCGTAACCGTTTCAGTGGTACAGCTGAAAGACCGCGTCTCGCTGTGTTTAGAAGTAATAATCATATGTATGCTCAGATTATTGACGATACAGTTGGAAACACTCTGGTTTCCGCTTCCACTCTTCAGAAAGATGTGAAAGCAGAACTGGAAAAAACCAACAACGTTGAAGCAGCAGCATACCTTGGAACAGTAATTGCAAAAAAAGCAATCGAGAAAGGTATCACTTCTGTTGTATTTGACAGAGGAGGATTTATCTATCACGGAAAAATCAAAGCATTAGCAGACGCAGCAAGAGAAGCTGGTTTGAATTTCTAG
- the rpsC gene encoding 30S ribosomal protein S3, giving the protein MGQKVNPHGLRVGVIKDWDSKWYAEKDFADYLVEDHKIRKFLKNKLYSAGVSKIEIERASDRVKIIVYTAKPGVVIGKGGSEIEKVKAELQKMTDKKVIVDIKEVKRPDKDAQLVAENIAQQLENRISFRRAMKSCMSRTMKSGALGVKTSVSGRLGGADMARTEFYSEGTIPLQTLRADIDYGFAEADTTYGKVGVKVWIYKGEVLPTKAGKEGSDK; this is encoded by the coding sequence ATGGGACAGAAAGTTAATCCTCATGGCTTAAGAGTCGGTGTTATCAAAGACTGGGACTCTAAATGGTATGCAGAAAAAGATTTTGCTGACTATTTAGTAGAAGATCATAAAATCAGAAAATTTCTGAAGAATAAATTATACAGCGCAGGAGTTTCTAAGATTGAAATCGAAAGAGCTTCTGATCGTGTTAAGATCATCGTTTATACTGCTAAACCGGGTGTTGTAATCGGTAAAGGCGGTTCTGAGATCGAAAAAGTAAAAGCTGAACTTCAGAAAATGACAGATAAGAAAGTTATCGTTGACATCAAAGAAGTAAAAAGACCTGACAAAGATGCTCAGCTCGTTGCTGAAAACATCGCACAGCAGCTGGAAAATCGTATTTCCTTCCGTCGTGCAATGAAATCTTGCATGTCAAGAACTATGAAATCAGGAGCACTTGGTGTTAAGACATCCGTATCCGGACGTCTCGGCGGAGCTGATATGGCTCGTACAGAGTTCTACAGCGAAGGAACTATTCCGCTTCAGACACTGAGAGCAGACATTGACTATGGCTTCGCTGAAGCAGACACAACTTACGGAAAAGTTGGTGTTAAGGTATGGATTTACAAAGGCGAAGTACTTCCAACAAAGGCAGGTAAGGAAGGGAGCGATAAATAA
- the rplF gene encoding 50S ribosomal protein L6, which produces MSRIGRHPVAIPAGVTVEIAEKNVVTVKGPKGTLVRELPVEMEIKKEGEEVIVTRPNDLKKMKSLHGLTRTLINNMVIGVTEGYEKVLEVNGVGYRASKSGNKLTLNLGYSHPVEMEDPEGIETVLDGQNKIIVKGISKEKVGQYAAEIRDKRRPEPYKGKGIKYADEVIRRKVGKTGKK; this is translated from the coding sequence ATGTCACGTATCGGAAGACATCCAGTAGCGATCCCGGCAGGCGTAACTGTTGAAATCGCAGAGAAGAATGTAGTGACTGTTAAAGGTCCTAAGGGAACTCTCGTAAGAGAACTTCCAGTTGAAATGGAAATCAAAAAAGAAGGCGAAGAAGTTATCGTAACAAGACCGAACGATCTCAAGAAGATGAAATCTCTTCATGGTCTTACAAGAACACTGATCAACAACATGGTAATCGGTGTTACTGAAGGATATGAAAAAGTTCTTGAAGTAAACGGTGTAGGTTACAGAGCTTCCAAATCAGGAAACAAATTAACATTGAATTTGGGATACTCTCACCCGGTTGAGATGGAAGATCCGGAAGGAATCGAAACTGTTCTTGACGGACAGAACAAAATCATCGTTAAGGGAATCAGTAAAGAAAAAGTTGGCCAGTACGCAGCTGAAATCAGAGATAAGAGAAGACCGGAACCTTATAAGGGCAAGGGAATCAAATATGCTGATGAAGTTATCAGACGTAAAGTTGGTAAAACTGGTAAAAAATAA
- the rpsQ gene encoding 30S ribosomal protein S17 — MERNLRKTRVGKVVSNKMDKTIVVAVEDHVKHPLYNKIVKRTYKLKAHDENNECNIGDRVKVMETRPLSKDKRWRLVEIVEKVK; from the coding sequence GTGGAAAGAAACCTGAGAAAAACGAGAGTTGGTAAGGTTGTAAGCAACAAGATGGACAAGACAATCGTCGTTGCAGTAGAAGACCATGTAAAACATCCGCTTTACAATAAGATCGTAAAAAGAACTTACAAACTGAAAGCGCATGATGAAAATAATGAATGCAATATTGGTGATAGAGTAAAAGTTATGGAGACAAGACCGTTATCTAAAGATAAGAGATGGAGACTTGTTGAAATCGTAGAAAAAGTTAAATAG